From a region of the Thermomonas sp. HDW16 genome:
- a CDS encoding LacI family DNA-binding transcriptional regulator translates to MQSPTRAKKKTKATSMDIAHRAGVSQATVSRVLRGSPLVNAETRKRVEEAVRELNYKVDRHASSLRTQRAGTLALLLFEDPTPDDSHINPFFLSMLGSITRACARHGHDLLVSFQQLSDDWHADYEDSMKADGLILLGYGDYLAYESKLAHLVAQGTHFVRWGAVLPGQPGISIGCDNAEGGALAGRHLVGLGRKKIAFLGDASTHFPEFFARYCGCDAALREAGLRMNPALQVDAASTEQAGYEAARMLIARELPFDAVFAASDLIAIGAMHALKEAGLRVPEDVAVVGFDGTPMSRFSNPPLTTVVQDTSMAGELLVDTLLHLVRDEPAESITIAPTLEVRQSSAG, encoded by the coding sequence ATGCAATCGCCCACTCGCGCGAAGAAGAAGACCAAGGCCACTTCGATGGACATCGCCCATCGTGCGGGCGTGTCGCAGGCCACCGTATCGCGCGTGTTGCGCGGCAGCCCGTTGGTCAACGCGGAGACCCGCAAGCGGGTCGAGGAGGCGGTGCGCGAGCTCAACTACAAGGTCGACCGCCACGCGTCCAGCTTGCGAACCCAGCGCGCCGGCACCCTGGCGCTGCTGCTGTTCGAGGATCCCACCCCGGACGACTCGCACATCAATCCGTTCTTCCTGTCGATGCTTGGCTCGATTACTCGCGCCTGCGCGCGCCACGGCCACGACCTGCTGGTGTCGTTCCAGCAGCTGTCGGACGACTGGCATGCCGATTACGAGGACAGCATGAAGGCCGATGGCCTGATCCTGCTCGGCTACGGCGATTACCTGGCCTACGAAAGCAAGCTGGCGCACCTGGTCGCGCAGGGCACGCATTTCGTGCGTTGGGGCGCGGTGCTGCCGGGGCAACCCGGCATCTCAATCGGTTGCGACAATGCCGAGGGCGGTGCGCTGGCCGGCCGTCACCTGGTCGGGTTGGGGCGCAAGAAGATCGCTTTCCTTGGCGATGCGTCCACCCACTTCCCGGAGTTCTTCGCGCGGTATTGCGGCTGTGATGCCGCGTTGCGTGAGGCCGGCCTGCGCATGAACCCGGCGCTGCAGGTGGATGCCGCCAGCACCGAGCAGGCCGGCTACGAGGCGGCAAGGATGCTGATTGCGCGCGAGCTGCCGTTCGATGCGGTGTTCGCCGCCAGCGACCTGATCGCCATTGGTGCGATGCATGCCTTGAAGGAAGCCGGTCTGCGCGTGCCCGAAGACGTGGCGGTGGTCGGTTTCGACGGTACGCCGATGTCGCGGTTCTCCAATCCGCCGCTGACCACAGTGGTGCAGGACACCTCCATGGCCGGTGAGCTGCTGGTGGACACCCTGCTGCACCTGGTGCGCGACGAGCCGGCGGAAAGCATCACCATCGCGCCGACGCTCGAGGTTCGCCAGTCCAGCGCGGGCTGA
- a CDS encoding alpha-amylase family glycosyl hydrolase: MRITTAALAAAIALAIGACARTPAPDASAAATAAPADYYGTLEPFAANAVYFVVTDRFVNGDTSNDQRTQGGKHRTFNIPLPPCDGVAGNIGYLGGDFKGIADNLDYIRGMGFTSVWITPIVDNPDEAFTGGGKPGCGTILTDQGKSGYHGYWGVDFYKLDEHLPSPGLDFKGLADAMHAKDMKLVLDIVGNHGSPAWGMPKPQPKFGQIFDKDGKLIADHQNLPPQKLDPAHNPLQRFYNTTGPVDGATGSIFDGNLAQLADFDAANPAVLDYLAGAYEQWIDQGADAFRIDTIAWMPDAFWQQFTTRIRAKHPGFFMFGEAFDYDAAKIATHTLPGHGETSVLDFPMKQAMDEVFGRKDAGYERLAPSLFLQGGPYANPYDLATFYDNHDMPRMDASDEGFIDAHNWLFTARGIPVVYYGSEMGFMRGRAEHGGNRNYFGVEGIAAAQRSPIHAALSRIANARVQSPALQRGVQVNIELKGDRAAFYRVYQHDGKHQIALVLLNKGDAPQRFGIASMLQAGNWRSALDGSAIDVAANGRLEADVPAHGVQVYLLDAAVTEPSLQAALATAMGDASRPR, from the coding sequence ATGCGCATCACCACTGCCGCACTCGCCGCCGCCATTGCACTTGCCATCGGCGCTTGCGCCCGCACGCCGGCGCCAGACGCCAGCGCCGCGGCGACCGCTGCACCCGCCGACTACTACGGCACGCTGGAGCCATTCGCCGCGAACGCGGTGTACTTCGTGGTCACCGACCGCTTCGTCAACGGCGACACCTCCAACGATCAGCGCACGCAGGGTGGCAAGCACCGCACCTTCAACATCCCGCTGCCGCCCTGCGACGGCGTGGCCGGCAACATCGGTTACCTCGGTGGCGACTTCAAGGGCATCGCCGACAATCTCGATTACATCCGCGGCATGGGCTTCACCTCGGTGTGGATCACGCCCATCGTCGACAACCCCGACGAAGCCTTCACCGGCGGCGGCAAGCCCGGTTGCGGCACGATCCTGACCGACCAGGGCAAGTCCGGCTACCACGGCTATTGGGGCGTGGATTTCTACAAGCTCGACGAACACCTGCCCAGCCCCGGCCTGGACTTCAAAGGCCTGGCCGATGCCATGCATGCCAAGGACATGAAGCTGGTGCTGGACATCGTCGGCAACCACGGCTCGCCGGCCTGGGGCATGCCGAAGCCACAGCCGAAATTCGGCCAGATCTTCGACAAGGACGGCAAGCTGATCGCCGACCACCAGAACCTGCCGCCACAAAAGCTCGATCCCGCGCACAACCCGCTGCAGCGCTTCTACAACACCACCGGCCCGGTCGATGGCGCCACCGGTTCGATCTTTGACGGCAACCTGGCGCAGCTGGCGGATTTCGATGCTGCCAATCCGGCCGTGCTCGACTACCTGGCCGGCGCCTACGAACAATGGATCGACCAGGGCGCCGATGCCTTCCGCATCGACACCATCGCGTGGATGCCGGATGCCTTCTGGCAGCAGTTCACCACGCGCATTCGCGCCAAACATCCGGGCTTCTTCATGTTCGGCGAGGCGTTCGATTACGACGCGGCGAAGATCGCGACGCATACGCTGCCCGGACATGGCGAAACCAGCGTGCTCGACTTCCCGATGAAGCAGGCGATGGACGAAGTGTTCGGCCGCAAGGACGCAGGTTACGAACGGCTGGCACCATCGCTGTTCCTGCAGGGCGGGCCGTACGCGAATCCGTACGACCTGGCCACGTTCTACGACAACCACGACATGCCGCGCATGGACGCTAGTGACGAGGGCTTCATCGATGCGCACAACTGGCTGTTCACCGCGCGCGGCATCCCGGTCGTGTACTACGGTTCGGAGATGGGCTTCATGCGCGGACGCGCGGAGCACGGCGGCAACCGCAATTATTTCGGCGTGGAAGGCATCGCCGCGGCGCAACGCAGCCCGATCCATGCCGCGCTTTCGCGCATCGCCAACGCACGCGTGCAATCGCCTGCGTTGCAGCGCGGCGTGCAGGTCAACATCGAGCTGAAGGGCGACCGCGCCGCGTTCTATCGCGTGTACCAGCACGACGGCAAACACCAGATCGCGCTGGTGTTGCTCAACAAGGGCGATGCGCCGCAGCGTTTCGGGATCGCATCGATGCTGCAGGCCGGCAATTGGCGCTCCGCGCTGGACGGCAGCGCGATCGACGTCGCCGCGAATGGCAGGCTGGAGGCCGACGTGCCCGCACACGGCGTGCAGGTTTACCTGCTGGATGCCGCGGTCACCGAGCCTTCTCTGCAAGCCGCGCTGGCAACGGCGATGGGCGACGCCAGCCGCCCACGCTGA
- a CDS encoding MFS transporter codes for MASNSEVPHRTIQKPQLSFWQIWNMCFGFLGIQFGFALQNANVSRIFQTLGAEMDSLPGLWIAAPLTGLIVQPIIGYMSDRTWTGLGRRRPYFLVGAILSSIALIFMPDSPTLWIAAGLLWVLDASINISMEPFRAFVGDQLPVSQRAKGYAMQSFFIGVGSVVASMLPWMLEKWGVANTAEAGHVPDTVRYAFYAGAGVLLGAITWTVLRTREYPPETLHAYDEAPPLDRAPLDRARSTRFGLLWLGLGVLGLALVAIQGLPRELLLLGGLLAAYGIALLTLNVVGRDNGFSQVMTDIYAMPTTMRRLAIVQFFSWFALFAMWIYTTATVTSVYYGSTDATSAAYNTGANWVGVLFAAYNGFAALAAIAIPFMANRLGLRKSHLINVALGGLGLISLPFMPNENWLILSMVGVGFAWASILSLPYALLSDSVPAQKMGVYMGIFNFFIVIPQLVAVATLGYILKHLFADDPSKILIMGGISMLVAGLCVLRVPEPTAHAA; via the coding sequence ATGGCGTCGAACAGCGAAGTCCCACACCGGACGATTCAAAAGCCGCAGCTGTCGTTCTGGCAGATCTGGAACATGTGTTTCGGCTTCCTCGGCATCCAGTTCGGCTTCGCACTGCAGAACGCCAACGTCAGCCGCATCTTCCAGACGCTGGGTGCGGAGATGGATTCGCTGCCGGGGCTGTGGATCGCCGCGCCGCTGACCGGCCTGATCGTGCAGCCGATCATCGGCTACATGTCCGACCGCACCTGGACCGGACTCGGCCGCCGTCGTCCGTATTTCCTGGTCGGCGCGATCCTGTCATCGATCGCGCTGATCTTCATGCCGGACTCGCCCACGCTGTGGATCGCCGCCGGCCTGCTGTGGGTGCTGGACGCATCGATCAATATTTCGATGGAACCGTTCCGCGCCTTCGTCGGCGACCAATTGCCGGTCAGCCAGCGCGCCAAGGGCTACGCGATGCAGAGCTTCTTCATCGGCGTGGGATCGGTGGTCGCCAGCATGCTGCCGTGGATGCTGGAGAAATGGGGCGTTGCCAATACCGCGGAAGCCGGCCACGTGCCGGACACCGTGCGTTACGCGTTCTATGCCGGTGCCGGCGTGTTGCTGGGCGCGATCACCTGGACGGTGCTGCGCACCCGCGAATATCCGCCGGAAACGCTGCATGCCTACGACGAAGCGCCACCGCTGGATCGCGCGCCACTCGACCGCGCGCGATCCACGCGCTTCGGCCTGTTGTGGCTGGGGCTTGGCGTGCTGGGACTTGCGTTGGTCGCAATACAGGGCCTGCCACGCGAGTTGTTGCTGCTCGGCGGCCTGCTCGCGGCCTATGGCATCGCCCTGCTCACGTTGAACGTGGTGGGCCGCGACAACGGCTTCTCGCAAGTGATGACCGATATCTACGCGATGCCAACCACGATGCGTCGACTCGCCATCGTGCAGTTCTTCTCCTGGTTCGCGCTGTTCGCGATGTGGATCTACACCACCGCCACCGTCACCTCGGTCTACTACGGCAGCACCGACGCCACCTCGGCCGCCTACAACACCGGCGCCAACTGGGTAGGCGTGCTGTTCGCCGCCTACAACGGATTCGCCGCGCTGGCTGCCATCGCGATCCCGTTCATGGCCAATCGCCTCGGCCTGCGCAAGAGCCATCTGATCAATGTCGCGCTGGGCGGTCTCGGGTTGATCTCGTTGCCGTTCATGCCGAACGAGAACTGGCTGATCCTGTCGATGGTCGGCGTCGGCTTCGCCTGGGCCTCGATCCTGTCCCTGCCCTACGCGCTGCTGTCCGACAGCGTGCCCGCGCAGAAGATGGGCGTGTACATGGGCATCTTCAATTTCTTCATCGTGATCCCGCAGCTGGTGGCGGTGGCCACGCTGGGCTACATCCTCAAACACCTGTTCGCCGACGACCCGTCGAAAATCCTGATCATGGGTGGCATCAGCATGCTCGTGGCCGGCCTGTGCGTGCTGCGCGTGCCTGAACCCACTGCACATGCGGCCTGA